The Methanoplanus sp. FWC-SCC4 genome has a window encoding:
- a CDS encoding DUF5683 domain-containing protein produces the protein MASPILALILSFFIPGLGQFYTGQFLKAVALFVFAVISGALVVVLIGIPLYFIVWIYSMYDAYKTAQES, from the coding sequence ATGGCATCACCAATACTGGCACTCATTCTCTCATTTTTTATTCCCGGACTGGGTCAGTTTTATACAGGACAGTTCCTTAAGGCTGTGGCACTGTTTGTCTTTGCAGTTATATCAGGGGCCCTTGTAGTTGTTTTAATCGGAATTCCCCTCTATTTTATCGTATGGATATACAGCATGTACGATGCATATAAGACAGCACAGGAAAGCTGA
- a CDS encoding TIGR00266 family protein, whose amino-acid sequence MRYELIGDNLQMVKLSIEPGEKVRAEAGSMVNMSGNMEMSSKLKGGIFGGIKRVLSSESLFLSEFTPSKTPGFVSFAGNVPGKIFPLELNSGSDFIAQKDAFLCSEENVELDIVLTKKIRAGLFAGDGFILERLYGEGMVFLHCCGDLIEMNLEPGETVRVETGLVVGFESSVDYSINLAGGVKTVLFGGEGLFLTTLTGPGKVILQSMDIAKLAASLIPFMPTTSGQ is encoded by the coding sequence ATGAGATATGAATTAATAGGAGACAATCTCCAGATGGTAAAGCTCTCAATTGAACCTGGGGAAAAGGTTCGTGCGGAAGCGGGTTCAATGGTCAACATGAGCGGAAATATGGAGATGTCCTCCAAATTGAAGGGCGGAATATTCGGGGGAATAAAACGTGTCCTTTCTTCTGAGAGTTTGTTTTTGTCAGAGTTTACACCCTCAAAAACGCCTGGGTTTGTTTCTTTTGCAGGAAATGTGCCCGGTAAAATATTCCCGCTTGAGCTCAACAGTGGCAGTGATTTTATTGCCCAGAAAGATGCATTCCTCTGTTCTGAAGAGAATGTTGAACTTGACATAGTGCTGACAAAAAAGATTCGTGCCGGTCTTTTTGCCGGTGACGGGTTCATTCTTGAGCGTCTCTATGGTGAAGGGATGGTATTTCTACACTGCTGTGGTGATTTAATTGAGATGAATCTTGAACCCGGTGAGACAGTCAGGGTTGAAACAGGTCTTGTGGTAGGGTTTGAAAGCTCGGTTGATTACTCGATAAATCTTGCCGGCGGTGTAAAAACAGTGCTCTTTGGAGGCGAGGGTCTGTTCCTTACAACTCTCACAGGACCTGGAAAAGTTATTCTTCAGTCGATGGATATAGCCAAACTTGCAGCATCCCTGATTCCGTTTATGCCGACAACATCAGGCCAATAA
- the dps gene encoding DNA protection during starvation protein: protein MATVTRQMVEKAGVDVDKLVDLLVKNAAAELTTFYYYTILRVNLVGLEGETIKEIAETARIEDRNHFEALVPRIYELGGELPQSMVDFHNVSGCPPANLPKDPKDTMEMLKILLEAERCAVRQYTHICNLTAGKDHRTYDLALSILNEEIEHESWFSEFIGEGPSGHFLRRGDTSPFVSKFLR from the coding sequence ATGGCAACTGTTACAAGACAGATGGTGGAAAAAGCGGGTGTGGATGTTGATAAACTGGTAGATTTGCTGGTAAAAAACGCTGCTGCCGAGCTTACAACCTTTTATTATTATACTATTCTCAGGGTAAACCTGGTGGGGCTTGAGGGGGAGACTATCAAAGAGATCGCGGAAACCGCAAGGATCGAGGACAGAAATCACTTTGAAGCACTGGTTCCGAGAATCTACGAACTTGGAGGGGAACTCCCGCAGAGTATGGTTGATTTTCACAACGTCTCAGGCTGTCCTCCGGCAAATCTTCCAAAAGATCCAAAAGACACAATGGAGATGCTCAAAATTCTTCTTGAGGCTGAAAGATGTGCAGTGAGACAATACACCCATATCTGTAATTTAACCGCCGGAAAGGATCACAGAACTTACGATCTTGCACTCTCTATTCTAAACGAAGAGATTGAGCATGAATCCTGGTTCTCGGAGTTCATTGGGGAAGGACCTTCCGGACATTTCCTAAGAAGGGGTGATACATCGCCTTTCGTCTCAAAATTCCTCAGGTGA
- a CDS encoding DOMON domain-containing protein, with protein sequence MKGMILIFGLLGVMILLISGCTDYDTGPGGEIPGTEIPEGTATQTETYGGTKETLSENYKTDGIISEGEYSNHKTLSEGLFDLYWTASGDTFYAGITGKSTGWVAIGFEPSSNMKDADIILGGVKSDGAYIYDMYSTGNFGPHPPDTELQGINNINNYEGTEKSGETTIEFSRKLNTGDPFDKVIKPGSGQKIIWALADSDEPSFKHNIKKGTATI encoded by the coding sequence ATGAAAGGAATGATCCTGATTTTTGGTTTACTTGGGGTTATGATTTTGCTCATTTCCGGCTGCACGGATTATGACACCGGTCCGGGTGGGGAAATTCCCGGCACAGAAATCCCGGAGGGTACAGCAACACAAACGGAAACATATGGTGGAACAAAAGAAACCCTAAGTGAAAACTACAAAACAGACGGCATAATCAGTGAGGGTGAATACAGTAACCACAAAACACTCTCAGAAGGCCTCTTTGATCTCTACTGGACGGCTTCAGGCGACACATTTTATGCAGGGATTACCGGAAAATCAACAGGATGGGTTGCAATAGGATTTGAACCATCTTCAAACATGAAGGATGCCGATATAATCCTCGGCGGAGTGAAATCAGACGGAGCTTACATATATGACATGTATTCAACAGGAAATTTCGGTCCACATCCACCCGATACCGAACTTCAGGGAATAAACAATATCAACAATTATGAGGGAACCGAAAAAAGCGGTGAAACAACAATTGAATTCTCACGGAAACTCAACACAGGAGATCCTTTTGACAAAGTAATAAAACCCGGGTCAGGGCAGAAAATCATATGGGCCCTTGCAGACAGTGACGAGCCGTCATTTAAACATAACATCAAAAAAGGCACTGCAACTATCTGA
- a CDS encoding type II toxin-antitoxin system PemK/MazF family toxin, with translation MSEYFRGDVVIANVRIDGRNERKMRPVVVLGRGGFSGSVYACPITSREPFDSSYVPIGLDDFEKGGLDLFDESYVLLSHACTIRNSDVAGKRGKLTKESLKVIESRL, from the coding sequence ATGTCTGAATATTTCCGTGGGGATGTAGTGATCGCTAATGTCAGAATTGACGGCAGAAATGAGAGAAAGATGCGCCCCGTTGTAGTCCTTGGCAGGGGTGGTTTTTCCGGATCTGTTTATGCCTGCCCGATCACAAGCAGGGAGCCTTTTGATTCATCTTATGTCCCAATCGGGCTTGATGACTTTGAGAAAGGTGGTCTTGATCTTTTTGATGAGAGCTATGTCCTTTTGTCCCATGCCTGCACCATAAGAAATTCCGATGTTGCCGGTAAAAGAGGAAAGTTAACAAAGGAATCCTTAAAAGTAATTGAATCCCGCCTATGA
- a CDS encoding NAD(P)H-dependent oxidoreductase, whose translation MNVLIIYAHPEPKSLNGTLKNKAVEVLSKEGHNVKVSDLYAMKFKAALDGDDFTDRVDKDKLVIPKEQMHAYDNGTLRSDIEEETEKVKWADLLIFQFPLWWSSCPAIMKGWIERVFLQGFVVNLYDNKLYDTGHLAGKKALISSTVGSSEELYTRYGLHGDLDVHLMTLWHATFEFTGMEVLDHFLVYKASVMNEERVKSELERFETYLKAL comes from the coding sequence ATGAATGTTTTAATAATATATGCTCATCCTGAGCCTAAATCGCTAAACGGAACATTAAAAAACAAAGCTGTTGAGGTGCTTTCAAAAGAGGGGCACAATGTAAAAGTCTCTGATCTCTATGCAATGAAATTCAAGGCAGCACTTGACGGCGATGATTTCACAGACAGGGTTGACAAGGATAAACTTGTGATCCCAAAAGAACAGATGCATGCCTATGACAACGGCACATTAAGAAGCGATATTGAAGAGGAAACTGAGAAGGTAAAATGGGCAGATCTGTTAATCTTTCAGTTCCCGTTATGGTGGAGCAGTTGTCCGGCAATCATGAAGGGATGGATAGAGCGTGTATTTTTACAGGGCTTTGTCGTGAACCTCTATGATAACAAACTCTACGACACTGGTCATCTGGCCGGAAAAAAGGCGCTCATATCATCAACAGTCGGATCATCTGAGGAACTTTACACAAGATACGGACTTCACGGAGATCTCGATGTCCATTTAATGACACTGTGGCATGCAACATTTGAGTTTACAGGAATGGAAGTTCTGGACCATTTTCTCGTCTACAAAGCATCGGTGATGAATGAAGAAAGAGTTAAAAGTGAACTTGAAAGGTTTGAAACATATCTTAAAGCACTCTGA
- a CDS encoding DUF3179 domain-containing protein: MGGKKTIIITNTAIILIFIILATIAAVFCILTGCGIDFGGDQTGESGEFEDYQKNIVVSKAKKDSIPPLEFPRYVSVDDAKKYMDNGDIVFLYTDGSSSWIFPRKIMVWHEIVNDKFNEKPLSITYCPLTGSVIGYVRNTGGEETTFGTSGRLLNSNLVLYDRLTQSLWSQIMGTAVSGKLAGEELKIVPVIWTNWGDASFEYPESLVLSDQTGFLRDYQKDPYGSYDDPASYYVSGDPLFPLMSYNYDLPFKEVVVAIKSENRTYTIRKSDVVKNRVVNGGLPEFLFVAIYDERLDAVRVFDRDFDGQIHDFEYADNKIISTGLNYTWTADGFLESKVSLVSNQKRLSPVDSFEVMWFSWSAFYPETIITGNT; this comes from the coding sequence TTGGGGGGCAAAAAAACCATAATTATTACGAATACTGCAATAATACTTATTTTCATAATTCTTGCAACAATTGCGGCTGTCTTTTGTATATTGACCGGATGCGGTATTGATTTTGGAGGGGATCAGACCGGGGAATCAGGCGAATTTGAGGATTACCAAAAAAACATAGTTGTATCAAAGGCAAAAAAAGACAGCATTCCTCCTCTGGAATTCCCCCGTTATGTCAGTGTTGATGATGCAAAAAAATACATGGACAATGGTGATATCGTATTTTTATATACAGACGGCTCATCATCATGGATTTTTCCGAGGAAAATCATGGTCTGGCATGAGATCGTAAACGACAAATTCAACGAAAAGCCCCTTTCAATAACCTACTGCCCGCTTACCGGAAGTGTTATCGGGTATGTCCGAAATACAGGCGGCGAAGAGACAACATTCGGAACATCGGGACGCCTTTTAAACAGCAATCTTGTTTTATATGACAGGCTGACTCAAAGCCTGTGGTCACAGATTATGGGAACGGCAGTATCGGGAAAACTTGCCGGAGAAGAACTAAAAATTGTCCCTGTTATCTGGACAAACTGGGGAGATGCCTCTTTTGAGTATCCGGAATCTTTGGTCCTCTCTGATCAAACCGGCTTTTTGCGTGACTACCAAAAAGATCCCTACGGATCATATGATGACCCTGCATCCTATTATGTATCAGGAGATCCTTTGTTTCCGCTGATGTCTTATAATTACGATTTACCCTTTAAGGAGGTCGTTGTTGCGATAAAGTCCGAAAACCGGACATATACCATTCGAAAATCCGATGTTGTAAAAAACCGTGTCGTAAATGGCGGACTGCCTGAATTTTTGTTTGTTGCCATATATGATGAAAGGCTTGATGCGGTCAGGGTGTTTGACAGAGATTTTGATGGACAAATCCATGATTTTGAGTATGCCGACAATAAAATTATCAGCACAGGATTAAATTACACCTGGACAGCTGACGGATTTTTGGAATCCAAAGTTTCTCTGGTATCTAATCAAAAAAGATTATCTCCGGTTGATAGTTTTGAAGTCATGTGGTTTTCGTGGTCGGCATTTTACCCTGAAACAATAATTACCGGTAACACCTGA
- a CDS encoding CxxC-x17-CxxC domain-containing protein yields MNDRSFGGRRNFGGPSEPREMHKAVCSDCGKECEVPFKPAEGRPVYCRDCLPKYRKPRF; encoded by the coding sequence ATGAATGATAGAAGTTTTGGAGGCCGCAGAAACTTCGGCGGTCCCAGCGAACCAAGAGAAATGCACAAAGCAGTGTGCTCAGATTGTGGAAAGGAATGCGAAGTTCCATTCAAGCCAGCCGAGGGAAGACCGGTATATTGCAGGGACTGCCTGCCAAAATACAGAAAACCAAGGTTCTAA
- a CDS encoding alpha/beta fold hydrolase: protein MSPKNADIKTVFANGIDIAYKEYGNKEPLLMITGYSATMDMWSTQLIDQLSRNYRVIVFDNRGMGLSGTTDDEYSMRLFADDTAKFLEEIGIESAHVLGWSMGTNIAQELALNYPEKVRKLIMYAGECGGGEMIMPDPEVYESLSDTSGTDEEKGMRFLKLLFPPDWMEENPVIEEYFPEITEEISPENVDKQYNAMQTWEGSYTRLTKLDIPVLIITGTEDVLTPPENSLFLAGQISGSWLVQMRGAGHGAMYQYPLEMAEVISCFIEASH from the coding sequence ATGAGCCCGAAAAATGCTGATATAAAAACTGTTTTTGCAAACGGAATCGATATTGCGTATAAAGAATACGGAAACAAAGAGCCTCTGCTGATGATAACGGGCTATTCTGCCACTATGGATATGTGGAGTACGCAACTAATTGATCAACTCTCCCGAAATTACCGGGTAATTGTGTTTGACAACAGGGGAATGGGGCTTTCCGGAACAACAGATGATGAATATTCAATGCGGCTTTTTGCAGATGATACTGCAAAATTCCTTGAAGAGATTGGTATTGAATCCGCACATGTTCTCGGATGGTCTATGGGGACTAACATTGCACAGGAACTTGCCCTCAATTATCCTGAAAAGGTCAGAAAACTGATAATGTATGCCGGAGAATGCGGCGGAGGAGAGATGATAATGCCTGACCCGGAGGTATATGAGTCACTGTCCGATACCTCCGGAACTGATGAAGAGAAAGGAATGCGGTTTTTAAAACTTCTTTTCCCTCCGGACTGGATGGAAGAAAACCCGGTCATCGAAGAGTATTTCCCGGAAATAACTGAAGAAATATCTCCTGAAAATGTGGATAAACAATATAATGCAATGCAAACCTGGGAAGGCTCATACACAAGACTCACAAAACTTGATATTCCCGTTTTAATAATCACCGGAACGGAAGATGTACTTACACCGCCTGAAAACTCACTTTTCCTTGCCGGACAAATCAGCGGTTCATGGCTTGTGCAGATGAGGGGTGCCGGACACGGGGCAATGTATCAGTACCCTCTGGAGATGGCAGAAGTGATCTCATGTTTCATTGAGGCATCACATTAA
- a CDS encoding aminotransferase-like domain-containing protein, giving the protein MNYAFADRMMNLPESFLDRLFAVSSVPDIISFAGGLPNSRLIDVKGIKEAAIDVMTNEGEEALQYTTTDGYLPLRQYIADRYNKRLGLNATADEIRIVNGSQQCLDLVAKIFLNKGDHVGLEKPGYLGAIEAFSLYEPVFHGISLEDDGPVIEEFSSLVKDFSPKFFYGIPNFQNPSGRTYSTDKRRAIGEIVSGTDTVFYEDDAFGELAFDNKPIVPVKKFAGDNGIISGSFSKIIAPGMRIGWIYAPVKVIRTFDAAKQAADLHSNFLCQKIIHRYLETTDLDAHIKKITEVYQRHCRLMCELADEMLPDSVVRTDPKGGMFMLITLPEGMDSIKLFEEGLRQRVAVLPGVPFYTGKGGHDTIRLNFSAPDEENIKEGMERLAKAFLNM; this is encoded by the coding sequence ATGAACTATGCATTTGCGGACAGGATGATGAATCTGCCGGAGTCTTTTCTGGACAGGCTTTTTGCCGTATCCTCAGTTCCGGACATAATCTCTTTTGCAGGAGGACTCCCTAATTCCAGATTAATAGATGTAAAAGGAATTAAAGAGGCTGCAATTGATGTTATGACGAATGAAGGGGAAGAGGCACTCCAGTACACAACAACCGACGGATATCTGCCCCTTCGTCAGTATATTGCAGACCGCTATAACAAAAGGCTCGGACTTAATGCAACAGCTGATGAAATCAGAATTGTAAACGGTTCGCAGCAGTGCCTTGATCTCGTTGCAAAGATATTCTTAAACAAAGGTGATCATGTAGGTCTTGAAAAACCCGGATACCTTGGAGCAATAGAGGCATTTTCACTTTATGAACCTGTATTTCACGGAATTTCACTCGAAGATGACGGACCGGTTATTGAAGAGTTTTCATCTCTTGTAAAAGACTTCAGCCCGAAATTTTTCTACGGCATCCCTAATTTTCAGAATCCTTCGGGAAGAACATATTCAACCGATAAAAGAAGGGCAATAGGAGAGATTGTATCAGGGACAGACACTGTTTTTTACGAGGACGATGCATTCGGAGAACTGGCATTTGACAACAAACCAATTGTGCCGGTTAAAAAATTCGCAGGAGACAACGGTATCATAAGCGGTTCATTCTCAAAGATAATAGCTCCCGGTATGAGAATCGGATGGATATATGCACCGGTAAAAGTTATCCGCACCTTTGATGCGGCAAAACAGGCGGCAGACCTTCATTCAAATTTCCTCTGCCAGAAGATCATCCACCGCTACCTTGAAACAACAGACCTTGATGCACATATAAAAAAGATAACAGAAGTCTACCAGCGCCATTGCAGGCTTATGTGTGAACTTGCAGATGAGATGCTTCCGGATTCGGTTGTCAGAACTGACCCGAAAGGTGGAATGTTTATGCTGATAACACTCCCCGAAGGAATGGACTCAATAAAACTTTTTGAAGAGGGGTTAAGGCAGAGAGTTGCTGTTCTTCCGGGAGTTCCTTTTTACACAGGAAAAGGCGGTCATGACACAATAAGGCTCAATTTCTCCGCACCTGATGAGGAGAACATTAAAGAGGGTATGGAAAGGCTTGCAAAGGCCTTTTTGAACATGTGA
- a CDS encoding 4Fe-4S dicluster domain-containing protein has protein sequence MSTKKSGILKSNEKFYRTIRIRCPAGYLDSDALGKISELSKKYGNGEVCLTSRLSVEIPYVNVEYADDAKAEIEDAGLVVGGTGPVVRAVFACKGTFCPHGIVDTRKIASEIEEKYGGMKLPVKIKTGVSGCPNNCGKAQFNDIGFIAYSVPEVAGDSCNECGKCVSACKEDAVSLEDSVVSVNYERCISCGDCITACKKENIISKESGVRVYLGGRAGRRLIFGKEYKRPLKEENCIKVAGLVIDYVKENGREGVRLGQLILDDGFEKLEKYLDDNLSF, from the coding sequence ATGAGCACGAAAAAATCAGGAATACTAAAATCGAACGAAAAATTTTATCGGACTATCAGAATCCGCTGCCCTGCCGGATACCTTGATTCCGATGCTCTTGGTAAAATCTCTGAGCTTTCAAAAAAATACGGAAACGGTGAAGTGTGTCTGACTTCACGTCTGAGTGTTGAAATCCCTTATGTGAATGTTGAATATGCAGATGATGCAAAGGCGGAAATTGAGGATGCAGGTCTTGTTGTCGGCGGGACAGGGCCTGTTGTAAGAGCCGTTTTTGCATGCAAAGGAACTTTCTGCCCTCACGGGATTGTGGATACAAGAAAAATTGCATCGGAAATTGAGGAAAAATACGGAGGCATGAAACTGCCTGTGAAGATTAAAACCGGTGTTTCAGGCTGTCCCAACAACTGCGGGAAGGCACAGTTCAATGACATAGGCTTTATTGCATATTCAGTACCGGAAGTTGCCGGAGATTCGTGCAATGAATGCGGAAAGTGTGTTTCGGCCTGCAAGGAAGATGCTGTTTCACTTGAGGATTCAGTTGTATCAGTTAATTATGAGAGATGTATCTCCTGTGGTGACTGCATCACGGCATGCAAGAAGGAGAACATCATATCAAAGGAGTCAGGGGTCAGAGTTTATCTCGGAGGGCGTGCAGGACGGAGACTGATTTTTGGAAAAGAGTACAAAAGACCCCTAAAAGAAGAGAACTGCATAAAAGTTGCGGGTCTTGTGATTGATTACGTAAAAGAAAACGGACGCGAGGGTGTAAGACTCGGTCAGCTCATTTTGGACGACGGATTTGAAAAGCTGGAAAAATATCTTGATGATAACCTTTCCTTCTAA
- a CDS encoding aminotransferase class I/II-fold pyridoxal phosphate-dependent enzyme, with protein MKINEFLLERYLAEYEFSAPHLLCTSDCESLSIKELLSYEEGALDDFLSQRLSYTESRGHPDLREEISKLYDSVLPDDVITFAGAEEGIFVFMNAFLKEGDHVIALYPAYQSLYEIARAIGCDVTFWEISDENGWKPDFEALKRSIRDNTKAIIINTPHNPTGFNFTEEELRELADIAGETGICIFSDEVYRGIEYDEKDRLPGIVDIYGKGVSVGVMSKAYGLAGLRIGWLVLKDSDMTLRVASFKDYTTICSSAPSEFLSTVALRNRDRVIERNLSIIRENLALLDEFFEKHSGLFEWVRPKAGSIGFVRLKTGESAEKFCRDVVEKAGVLLLPSVVYQYGDSHFRIGFGRYDMKESLQKFEEYLSDKHPSF; from the coding sequence ATGAAGATTAATGAATTCCTTCTTGAACGGTATCTTGCTGAATATGAGTTTTCCGCACCTCATCTTCTCTGTACTTCCGACTGCGAGTCTTTATCAATAAAAGAACTGCTCTCATATGAGGAGGGTGCACTTGATGATTTTCTCTCACAAAGGTTAAGCTACACTGAATCCCGTGGACATCCTGATTTAAGAGAGGAGATATCAAAACTGTATGATTCTGTCTTGCCCGATGATGTCATTACATTTGCCGGTGCGGAAGAAGGAATTTTTGTTTTCATGAATGCTTTTCTAAAAGAGGGTGATCATGTTATTGCTTTGTATCCGGCATACCAGTCGCTCTATGAAATAGCCCGTGCAATAGGTTGTGATGTGACATTCTGGGAAATTTCCGATGAAAATGGCTGGAAACCTGACTTTGAAGCTTTGAAAAGGAGTATAAGGGATAATACAAAGGCAATCATCATCAACACCCCTCACAATCCGACAGGCTTTAATTTTACAGAAGAAGAGCTAAGGGAACTTGCGGATATTGCAGGTGAAACAGGCATATGTATATTTTCTGATGAGGTTTACCGCGGGATTGAATATGATGAAAAGGACAGACTGCCCGGAATTGTCGATATTTATGGAAAGGGTGTATCAGTAGGTGTAATGTCTAAGGCGTATGGTCTTGCAGGGCTCAGGATTGGGTGGCTTGTCCTTAAAGACAGTGATATGACGCTCCGTGTTGCATCATTTAAGGATTATACAACCATCTGCAGCAGTGCTCCTTCGGAATTTTTATCAACAGTTGCGCTTCGGAACAGGGATCGGGTAATTGAGAGAAATCTAAGCATAATCCGGGAAAACCTTGCTCTTCTCGATGAATTTTTTGAAAAACATTCCGGTCTCTTTGAATGGGTACGGCCAAAGGCAGGTTCTATCGGATTTGTGCGTCTGAAGACAGGTGAGAGTGCGGAAAAGTTTTGCAGGGATGTTGTAGAAAAGGCAGGGGTTCTCCTTCTCCCGTCAGTTGTTTACCAGTATGGTGACAGTCATTTCAGGATCGGGTTTGGCAGATATGATATGAAAGAATCCCTGCAAAAATTTGAGGAGTATTTGTCGGATAAACATCCTTCTTTTTGA
- a CDS encoding CPBP family glutamic-type intramembrane protease, which yields MNNKSIRNIVVFIIVVIMSGWIGILVDSLLIDQPPGDSLGMGVWLVLPMLTAIAITLFSKGNWKDFGFLPNFKGNIKWYLIAFFIFPVVTAIVLIIGALTGWIDLSALDLRLFIPVVYSGFLLNFFIDIFDGPPLYGYLSSQLTKINLNDWKVYLIVGGLWGIWHAPYLLFFLSETDIQAVLPVSLGVFFIFFMITIVCWGVMYIELYRVTQSIWPGVILHMVEDALINPLVIAGYISIAAGTEIFISPICGIITSILYLLAGLGIRRYRIQGTFRTNT from the coding sequence ATGAATAATAAATCTATCCGCAATATTGTTGTATTTATTATTGTTGTAATTATGAGTGGCTGGATAGGTATTCTTGTAGACTCTTTACTTATTGACCAGCCTCCCGGTGATTCTCTTGGCATGGGAGTCTGGCTGGTATTGCCAATGCTGACAGCAATTGCAATCACTCTATTCTCAAAGGGCAATTGGAAAGATTTTGGTTTTTTGCCGAATTTCAAGGGAAACATAAAATGGTACCTGATTGCTTTTTTTATATTTCCTGTTGTAACAGCAATCGTTTTGATAATCGGAGCTTTAACAGGATGGATTGACTTATCAGCATTGGACCTCAGACTTTTTATTCCGGTGGTTTACAGCGGTTTTTTACTTAATTTCTTTATAGATATTTTTGACGGGCCACCTCTGTATGGTTATCTGTCTTCGCAACTCACTAAAATAAATCTTAATGACTGGAAGGTATATCTCATTGTTGGCGGTCTGTGGGGAATCTGGCATGCTCCATATTTACTGTTCTTTTTATCAGAAACAGATATTCAGGCAGTGTTACCTGTTAGTCTTGGGGTCTTTTTCATTTTTTTTATGATAACAATAGTATGCTGGGGAGTTATGTACATTGAGCTTTACCGGGTAACACAATCAATCTGGCCGGGTGTTATATTGCATATGGTAGAAGATGCACTAATAAATCCTTTAGTTATTGCAGGTTATATCAGCATTGCAGCGGGAACAGAAATTTTTATTTCACCAATCTGTGGGATTATTACTTCGATTCTTTACTTATTGGCTGGATTAGGAATAAGAAGGTACAGAATACAGGGAACCTTTAGGACAAACACTTAA
- a CDS encoding IS5 family transposase: protein MSNFTNFAIKSEYEHIAELGDRLGEVEKMIDWEQFRPIIKELYTNQTEIGGRPNLDEVLMIKMLVLQQWHGLSDPELERQANDRISFRQFLGYPLKIPDRSTIWLFRERLSKSGKDSLIWNELQRQLDLKGLSIRKGMIQDATFIHSDPGHTRVDTPRGKEAKTRRSKDGTWTKKGGKSYFGYKLHVIIDSDYDLIRRICTTTASLHDSQIDLSDIDEVVYRDRGYQGAECKGYNATMLRGARDHPIGIRDKLRNNRISRKRSKGERPFAVIKSVFGSGSVKVTDLKRVRVKNMFSAFCFNLYQMRTIYGH from the coding sequence ATGAGTAATTTCACTAATTTTGCAATAAAAAGTGAATATGAGCATATTGCTGAATTGGGAGATCGATTGGGTGAAGTTGAAAAGATGATTGACTGGGAACAATTCCGCCCTATCATCAAAGAACTATATACAAACCAAACTGAAATTGGAGGCCGTCCAAATCTGGATGAGGTTCTGATGATTAAGATGCTCGTCCTTCAGCAATGGCACGGTCTCTCTGATCCTGAACTTGAAAGACAGGCTAATGACAGGATTTCTTTCAGACAATTTTTGGGTTATCCCTTAAAGATACCTGATCGTTCTACTATCTGGCTTTTTCGTGAAAGACTATCCAAATCCGGAAAAGATTCTCTAATTTGGAATGAATTACAGCGACAACTGGATCTTAAAGGTCTTTCAATTAGAAAAGGTATGATTCAGGATGCAACATTTATTCACTCAGATCCCGGACATACAAGAGTTGATACTCCAAGAGGAAAAGAAGCAAAGACCAGAAGAAGTAAGGACGGTACATGGACAAAGAAAGGAGGGAAATCTTACTTTGGATATAAGCTGCACGTAATTATTGACAGTGATTATGATCTGATTCGAAGGATTTGTACTACTACTGCATCTCTACACGACAGTCAGATTGATTTATCTGATATTGATGAAGTTGTTTACCGGGACAGAGGCTATCAGGGAGCTGAATGCAAAGGATACAATGCCACAATGTTGAGAGGAGCAAGAGACCATCCAATAGGTATCAGAGACAAACTTCGTAATAATAGAATCAGCAGGAAAAGATCCAAAGGGGAAAGACCATTTGCTGTGATTAAATCAGTTTTTGGATCAGGCAGTGTAAAAGTAACCGATTTGAAAAGAGTGCGGGTGAAAAATATGTTTTCAGCATTTTGTTTTAATCTCTATCAAATGAGAACAATTTATGGACATTGA